The proteins below come from a single Chitinophaga pinensis DSM 2588 genomic window:
- a CDS encoding type IX secretion system membrane protein PorP/SprF, translated as MKRSLILMMSLLLGKLAFAQQDAQFSQYMFNGIYINPAYAGYKEVLNIHGYYRNQWAGIDGAPRSFSIAVDNIAAEGNVGWGVQVGGDRLGAQTSESVYANYAYRIRTNEDGTARLSFGISAGLVQLGIDGRQLWTQDPETTITPGVIKTMVPDARAGIYYADQTFYAGFSVDNLVSPHVNKAKYAYIPQPRPHYYLTAGFMLPINDQIQLKPSFLIKDDRGGPTSMDLNVFVLFKQMLWVGGGYRTRVDLYSKDYLQKALSTRNSAIAAIEVFPSENLRIGYAYDFSTGPLQSYNNGTHELSIGYTFGSMLSPERKKARVDCPKFF; from the coding sequence ATGAAAAGAAGTCTAATATTGATGATGTCGTTGTTGCTGGGCAAACTTGCGTTTGCTCAGCAAGACGCACAGTTCAGCCAGTACATGTTCAATGGTATATACATTAACCCTGCATATGCTGGTTATAAGGAAGTGCTGAACATACACGGTTATTACCGTAATCAGTGGGCGGGCATTGATGGGGCTCCGCGGAGTTTCTCTATTGCAGTAGACAACATCGCTGCTGAAGGTAATGTAGGATGGGGTGTACAGGTAGGTGGCGACAGGTTAGGCGCCCAGACTTCTGAATCTGTGTATGCCAACTACGCCTATCGTATCAGAACAAATGAGGATGGTACCGCCAGACTCTCATTCGGTATCAGTGCCGGATTGGTACAGTTGGGTATAGATGGCCGACAGCTCTGGACACAGGATCCGGAAACGACTATTACGCCTGGCGTTATCAAAACAATGGTCCCAGATGCCAGAGCGGGGATCTATTATGCTGATCAGACATTCTATGCAGGATTTTCTGTTGATAATCTTGTATCGCCTCACGTCAACAAGGCTAAATACGCATATATACCGCAACCAAGACCGCACTATTATCTGACGGCAGGTTTTATGCTGCCGATAAATGACCAGATACAACTGAAACCGTCTTTCCTGATTAAGGATGACAGGGGAGGACCAACCAGTATGGACCTCAACGTCTTTGTACTGTTTAAACAGATGCTCTGGGTCGGTGGTGGTTATCGTACCCGTGTTGACCTTTATAGTAAGGACTATCTGCAAAAAGCACTGTCCACCAGGAACTCTGCTATTGCAGCGATAGAGGTATTCCCATCGGAAAATCTTCGCATCGGATATGCCTACGATTTTTCTACAGGACCACTACAGAGTTATAATAACGGTACACATGAATTGTCTATCGGATATACTTTCGGGTCTATGCTTAGTCCGGAGAGAAAGAAGGCAAGAGTGGACTGTCCAAAATTCTTCTAA